A stretch of the Pantoea nemavictus genome encodes the following:
- a CDS encoding substrate-binding domain-containing protein codes for MKKFILLCLTLLSLSPAVNAVQVGVSIAQMDDVFLSRLRGYIIEQAKTHPDMKIQFEDAQGAVDKQLSQVQSFINGKVDVIIVNPVDTQGTKNMADAARAAKVPLIFLNRMPSDAKMGDGVSYIGSDEIEAGRLQMQYLADQVKDRKSVNVAIMKGLLSNDATRFRTQGAKEIIAKHPNMHVIVEDTAKWMREDGMNLMNNWILSGDKIDILSANADEMAIGAAMAIKSNGIKIGKDILVGGTDGGPNGLQAIKTGLLTVTVFQDAKSQAYGAVDMAEKAAKGEKVQDINFIPFQLVTPQNYQKFMTN; via the coding sequence ATGAAAAAATTCATCTTACTCTGTCTTACCTTACTTTCGCTAAGCCCTGCAGTGAATGCCGTACAGGTCGGCGTCAGCATCGCCCAAATGGATGATGTATTTCTCTCTCGCCTGAGAGGCTATATTATCGAGCAGGCGAAAACCCATCCGGATATGAAAATTCAATTTGAGGATGCTCAGGGCGCCGTTGATAAACAATTGAGCCAGGTGCAAAGTTTTATTAACGGTAAAGTCGACGTAATTATTGTTAACCCGGTTGATACCCAGGGAACCAAAAATATGGCTGATGCGGCACGCGCCGCTAAGGTCCCCCTCATCTTCCTCAACCGTATGCCTTCAGATGCGAAAATGGGTGATGGCGTGAGCTATATCGGCAGCGATGAAATAGAAGCCGGACGTTTACAGATGCAGTATCTGGCAGATCAAGTGAAAGATCGTAAAAGCGTTAACGTCGCCATCATGAAAGGGTTATTAAGCAATGATGCTACCCGTTTCAGAACCCAGGGAGCAAAAGAGATCATTGCCAAACATCCTAATATGCATGTGATTGTTGAAGATACCGCGAAATGGATGCGTGAAGATGGCATGAATCTGATGAATAACTGGATTTTGTCGGGCGACAAAATAGATATTCTTTCTGCCAACGCAGATGAAATGGCTATTGGTGCCGCCATGGCCATTAAAAGTAATGGTATTAAAATTGGTAAAGATATTTTAGTCGGTGGTACCGACGGCGGACCAAATGGATTGCAGGCGATTAAAACCGGCTTACTTACCGTTACCGTATTCCAGGATGCAAAATCACAAGCTTATGGTGCGGTGGATATGGCAGAAAAAGCGGCCAAAGGTGAAAAGGTCCAGGATATTAACTTTATTCCGTTCCAGTTAGTCACACCGCAAAATTACCAGAAGTTCATGACAAATTAA